TGTATAGTGAGTAATCGCTAAATAAAATGGTGTAGTGAATAACACGGCCACTATGGCGGTTAGGAATATTGCGCCGGTTTGTAGTAGGCTCATCGCGTATACACCTTGGTATACCAGAGGGACGGCTTCGAAGAAGGAATAGAAAATAGCATATACCAGTGCGGTGTAAAGTGTAGTGAACAGAATGGCGGGATCAAAGGCGTTTATCTTCCATGGAATCACAAGAAAGTCATACAATGTCTCTTGAGATAGCCCCGTGTGGTTCACCTCGGAACTGGATCTGAACGCTTCATTGCCAGTCAAAGTCCGTAGCCGTCTGGCGCGTTGGTATAGAATAGCTGGGCCAAACGTTTCCGGTAGAAAAATCTAATGGATGTTAGGTCGCGAATCGTTGTAGAAGTCCGCAAAATGTGGTGGGCAGGACAATAACGAACCAGAAGCAAAAAGCAGGGCGCGGCAAACCAGACGATCAGCCACATGCTCCAGTGCCACCCTTTTGACGCGACACATAAACTTGCCAACGTTGGAGCCACGGTAGGGGCAGACACTGCACATACCCCCCAGATCCATAATCCGCTAGGTAGGTTGACAAGATTTGTGATGTCCGCGAAGGAAGCCGGACCCGTTGCCAAACATGGTGACCCGAAGAAGCCTTGGGCAAAGcgtagaaaaagaaacccaggGACATTATTGACAACGGCTGCGAGGACACTGACTATCAGGAAGATTGCGAACGAGATTACATAGGGTGGATTGCGGCCTATAGACGGTTTGTCGGATAAAGGGCCAAAGAGTAAGGGTCCTATCCCATAACCCAGAAGAACCAGGGCCATGCCAAGTGAGCCCACCGATGAGGACACACCATATTCGGCCTGAAATGCCACTTCTGCTGGGGTGAACGCCGCGGATGACATGTACACGACGAAAGTGTAAAAGTTTATCTGAATATAGGTCATGATCTTGGCCCAGCGAGGCCAATTGTGCGGATTTGCCGGGTCATCATCAGAATACCAATCCACAAGTATCATTCCGTCAGGGGTAGTTTCCGGAACGAGCCATTTGGAAGGACCTTTCTGATCAGAAATTTCACATTCTGTGTCGTACGTGTCAGATTCCACGTTGCCAGCGACCCTGGATGTATGAGATTCAGCTTCTTATACTTCTGCGATAAGTACCTGAGATCTAGTAAAAGACACACTGACCTCGCCGCTGTGGAATATGCTGGTGACAGACAGAATCCAGGCTCCTCTTCAGGAAATCTCAAGAGCCGGCCACCAGAAAGCCAATGGACGATTCTTCCTAAAGAAGTACTGCAGATTATGGCCGCCATGACACAAAAATATTAACTGCGTGTTGTCCCAGAATTATGGACTCAAACTAATACTCATCAGGGATGGTCATGAGTGCTCATCGAAAGGATGATTTGAGACGAGAAACTTCTTGAAGCGGATGCAAGAGTTCGAACGAAGGAAAAATCAAGATCTTGATCGTAACATGCTGGCTATTATATTATCGCTGATACTGGCTACGCCACTTTATCTGCCCCACTCCGAtacatttcttttttaatctCCGGAAAAAAGTACTATTGGAGGCTTTTGCTTCTCCCTCATGCGTCAATAGCACGCTCTATGTTGCATAATGCACGATATTTGGTCTCTTCTTGGAAATAAATAACTATCGCAGAGTGGTATCCACGAGTTTTTAGTTGTCATGGCCCAGAATTCGACCATCCCAGCATAGTCCCTTGTAATGCTATCGAATATTCGCTCGCATTGTTTTGGAGTGTATCTTAAATAAGGATCGCTTTGACAATCCAGCACAATGCCAGATAAATCAAAATTATACAAAAGAATTCTGCACTACGGCATAAGCCTCGTTACATCGGTCCTGCAGCATTGGCCGGTTTAAAGCGCGGCCTGATAATCAGGGAAAATCTCGACCGATCTTTGGAGCTGAATTAGGGCATCACTCATTTAAGACATGCCACGTGAATATTCTCAGCCCATCTGGACACTTGGCCCAAAATAAAGCGACCTGCCTATTGCGAATGCACGATCATATATAGTTAACCAATAACTGACCCACTCACCTGCATTAGCACTGTAGGTGACGAATAACTAACCGGTCGTCGACCTCATCGACGGCGGTAGCACAACAGACACGCCAATAGCGGCCCACCGTCCGGGGTGGTCCATGCTGCTCCGAGAGATCCAACCCTGCAATGGAAGATCGATGAGTGATTTTCATGGAACTTGAAGAACTATTGCTTTGTTATCTGCAGGAGTCCCTTGCACTCGACCTAGCTATTAGTTGCCAAGAAATGCGGCGCCTGCATTTTCCCCCACTCAGAGAAACAATTATACGGTTAGTTACGTTGACCTACGGCGGTATGCATAAATTAATTGTAGAAGCACTTGGTGATTGTGTATTAGGGCATACcaaagagatcaagaaaCCGAATTGACTATTGGATAGAACTATCTAACCAAACCTAAATACGTGCTTGCAGAATGCATCTGTAGTAGGTAAGGATCAACGCCGCCGCAGGATTTTTGGACTCACCTGATAGCTTTGTTAAGCATGCATGCATGTTGCTAGTTTTGAACATAGAAGCACAAGGTCAGACGTGTCCCTCTGTCAAAGGTCTGCTTCATTGTTTTCAATTTCTAAAGCACCTTACTAGGCTCTATCAATTATATAATCAACCATGTTCGCAATATTCGCCATACTTGGCCCCAAAATCTCACAGTCTCACAGATGGCATTACTGGAAACGCTATATTCTGGGCACTTTCTCTCTATTAATCTTATCTATCAATTTTcataataaatcttaatcACTAGACTGCCAATATGCTCGACCTGGACAGAGATCTCGTCACCTTGAGGTAACCAATACCCCCTTCGACAAAGACCGCTGGGAGGTCTTGTACTGCAGGCCACGCGCTGAGCTATCGTTTGACGCGGTATATCCAAGAGTATGGCGCATTTCTATCTACCCAGGTCATTGTCCATATAAAGGAGTCTGTGGGGATAATGTTGAAGGCCCGTGTGTATAACTGTAACTGCTCCCGGACGAAGAGTCCGCAGTGTCCTAGCGGGAGGGCAGGGTATATTTCGCTATGATAGTGGTTAAACTTACGACCGGTATGCAGTATAAGAGATACGATTTAAAGGAGAGTCCTATTTAGTTCTTCTTGACCGGGGCTTCTCTTATACGCCTACGTAGGTGCACAGAAAAGTCCTAAGCACACGTCCAGCCAGATATACATATAGCATGCTATCACCTATGAACAGACCCAGTACAAAGAAGTGCAGTGTGGGAGTGGAGCCATGagtatattaagatattGCTATACAAAAGTCAAGCCCTGTATGAATggctatttattatactgCACCATTTTATCAGCCTATACCTGGCAACCTCTAAGCCCAGCCGTTATAAAGAAACGTGTTTTATACAGACTCGTGACTCTGAGATCTGCTCCCTACACTTGTATCCGTCTTTTCACTCGTGACTCGTACAATAGTAGTGCATTTTATATCGGGCTGCTTTCTGCTGGCTCTCTCCTGACTGGGACTACTAGAGCGCAAGGACAGCTTCTGCCACGGAATACGCGGGTAACGGCTGAGGAGTAGGCGTATGCTGGTAGTTATGCTGCTGTAATGCCGACCGCCGGTTCGATACAGGCCCATATACTAGGTGCACTTGTTCATCTAGTGTGGTGCTCGGGTCAGCGTTATGATGGATT
This Aspergillus flavus chromosome 1, complete sequence DNA region includes the following protein-coding sequences:
- a CDS encoding synaptic vesicle transporter — its product is MAAIICSTSLGRIVHWLSGGRLLRFPEEEPGFCLSPAYSTAARVAGNVESDTYDTECEISDQKGPSKWLVPETTPDGMILVDWYSDDDPANPHNWPRWAKIMTYIQINFYTFVVYMSSAAFTPAEVAFQAEYGVSSSVGSLGMALVLLGYGIGPLLFGPLSDKPSIGRNPPYVISFAIFLIVSVLAAVVNNVPGFLFLRFAQGFFGSPCLATGPASFADITNLVNLPSGLWIWGVCAVSAPTVAPTLASLCVASKGWHWSMWLIVWFAAPCFLLLIFLPETFGPAILYQRARRLRTLTGNEAFRSSSEVNHTGLSQETLYDFLVIPWKINAFDPAILFTTLYTALVYAIFYSFFEAVPLVYQGVYAMSLLQTGAIFLTAIVAVLFTTPFYLAITHYTISRPVKAGKMPSPEQRLIPGLLGSLVVPAGMFLFAWTSSTAFHWIVPTIGFLLFMIGMPTLLQSMFAYMSVSYGRYAGSLFAMNDFARSVLAFASILWSTPLYVNLGIDKGASLIGALTVVCVFGIFGLYWFGATLRKRSRFAEYETD